In Chryseobacterium lactis, a single genomic region encodes these proteins:
- the tpiA gene encoding triose-phosphate isomerase yields the protein MRRKIVAGNWKMNKNVIDAQQLMIQLLSYKNNNATNCEVWIAPPSLYLMMAKDIFEKDEIGVFSQDMSEHESGAYTGEISADMLESIDATGSLIGHSERRQYHGETDSHCNRKIKLALDKGLIPVYCNGETLEQRKAGQHFEVVKNQTEVALFTLSAEEIKKVVIAYEPVWAIGTGETASPEQAQEIHAHIRSIIAAKYGQEVADEISILYGGSVKPDNAKEIFSQPDIDGGLIGGAALKLEDFSKIIEAFN from the coding sequence ATGAGAAGAAAAATAGTTGCAGGCAACTGGAAAATGAACAAAAATGTAATTGACGCACAACAATTGATGATTCAGTTACTAAGCTATAAGAATAACAATGCAACCAACTGTGAGGTTTGGATTGCTCCACCATCTTTATATCTGATGATGGCAAAAGACATCTTTGAAAAGGATGAAATCGGAGTATTTTCTCAGGATATGAGTGAGCATGAAAGCGGTGCGTACACAGGTGAAATTTCTGCAGATATGCTGGAATCGATTGATGCAACCGGTTCATTAATCGGGCACTCTGAAAGAAGACAGTATCACGGAGAAACGGATTCTCACTGCAACAGAAAAATCAAATTGGCTCTGGACAAAGGTCTTATTCCTGTATATTGTAACGGAGAAACTCTTGAACAAAGAAAAGCAGGACAACATTTTGAAGTGGTAAAAAATCAGACTGAAGTCGCATTATTTACACTTTCTGCTGAAGAAATTAAAAAGGTAGTGATCGCTTATGAACCTGTTTGGGCTATCGGAACAGGAGAAACAGCAAGTCCTGAGCAGGCTCAGGAAATTCATGCTCACATCAGAAGTATCATTGCTGCTAAATACGGACAGGAAGTTGCTGATGAAATCTCTATTCTTTACGGAGGTTCTGTAAAACCGGATAATGCAAAAGAAATTTTCTCTCAACCTGATATCGATGGAGGTCTGATTGGAGGTGCAGCCTTGAAGTTGGAGGATTTCTCTAAAATCATTGAAGCTTTCAACTAA
- a CDS encoding GxxExxY protein translates to MTENEISYIVRKCVFNVYNQLGPGLLESVYQKILIYELENNGLNVKSEVMLPVYYDKKKFDINFKIDILVEDKVILELKSVKELDNVHYKQLYTYLRLSDKKLGLLINFNTSNILDNIKRVVNNL, encoded by the coding sequence ATGACAGAAAATGAAATTTCATATATCGTAAGAAAATGTGTTTTTAATGTCTATAACCAGTTAGGACCTGGTTTATTGGAATCAGTGTATCAAAAAATACTGATTTACGAATTAGAAAATAATGGGTTGAATGTTAAATCAGAGGTAATGCTTCCTGTCTATTATGATAAGAAAAAATTTGATATTAATTTTAAAATTGACATTTTAGTAGAGGATAAAGTTATCTTAGAATTGAAATCAGTAAAGGAGTTGGATAATGTTCATTATAAACAATTGTATACCTATTTAAGGTTATCTGATAAAAAATTGGGATTATTAATTAACTTCAATACGTCCAATATTTTAGACAATATAAAGAGAGTCGTAAATAACCTATAA
- a CDS encoding tellurite resistance TerB family protein: MQKSNKSIAGYHLLMILSSVDGEFAPEEGMLVQQYMADEFPFRMNLDNELETLALLQPEEWKDHFEFHARCFHDDSTEAERVKFAKFAKSLIKADHKVTEEEHTFYILLKNLWGLA; this comes from the coding sequence ATGCAAAAATCAAATAAATCAATTGCCGGATACCACTTATTAATGATCTTATCTTCTGTAGACGGAGAATTTGCTCCGGAAGAAGGAATGCTTGTACAGCAGTATATGGCTGATGAATTTCCTTTCAGAATGAATCTTGACAATGAACTGGAAACTCTTGCCCTTTTACAACCTGAAGAATGGAAAGATCACTTTGAGTTTCATGCAAGATGTTTCCATGATGACTCTACGGAAGCTGAACGTGTAAAGTTTGCAAAATTTGCAAAATCATTAATCAAAGCAGATCATAAAGTAACTGAGGAGGAGCATACCTTCTATATTCTTTTGAAAAACCTTTGGGGATTAGCATAG
- a CDS encoding BT_3928 family protein, with translation MIKGLLRFIIAVIFILSGFVKAVDLVGFSFKMEEYFSPAVFNMPFFEKFALLFSIIVVVLELFLGFMLLLKLKLKFTLSALIALCVFFGFLTFYSAYFNVVTDCGCFGDAIKFTPWQSFFKDVALLAGLILLFVLYRKDFRKKDEYSSDRKESSGKFKYYLLAAFAVVMIYIMAQGIMHEPLIDFRDYKIGTDIKGEKDKINKNPSEYKTFYSLKNQKTGEAVKVNQDDYIKETKYWAEGSPWKIEEGKNESVLIKEGYKSEIVKFKIEDPTGIELTDEIIKAPKAILVFSYHPKEVSADLLQKVETKVNAQKGVLIYGVSTDQNTFKTIKNAMMDGTAIKTIARSNPFVLILENGKIVDKQPAKDYVN, from the coding sequence ATGATCAAAGGTTTATTACGCTTTATTATTGCTGTCATTTTTATCCTTTCAGGCTTTGTAAAAGCTGTGGATTTGGTAGGATTCTCTTTCAAAATGGAAGAATATTTTTCACCTGCTGTATTCAACATGCCATTTTTTGAAAAATTCGCTTTGCTGTTTTCAATTATTGTGGTTGTATTAGAGCTTTTCCTTGGGTTTATGTTGCTGCTTAAATTAAAGCTTAAATTTACCTTATCAGCGCTAATAGCACTTTGTGTGTTCTTCGGATTTCTTACGTTCTATTCTGCGTATTTCAATGTAGTAACGGATTGCGGTTGCTTTGGAGATGCCATCAAGTTTACTCCTTGGCAAAGTTTCTTTAAAGATGTTGCTCTTCTGGCAGGACTTATCCTATTGTTTGTTCTGTATCGAAAAGACTTCCGTAAAAAGGATGAATATAGCAGCGACAGAAAGGAATCATCGGGCAAATTCAAATATTATTTACTCGCTGCTTTCGCTGTGGTAATGATCTACATTATGGCTCAGGGAATTATGCATGAACCACTTATTGATTTCCGGGATTATAAAATCGGAACAGATATTAAGGGTGAAAAAGATAAAATCAATAAAAATCCTTCTGAATATAAAACTTTTTATTCGCTGAAAAATCAGAAAACCGGCGAGGCTGTAAAGGTTAACCAGGATGATTATATCAAAGAAACAAAATATTGGGCAGAAGGTTCTCCATGGAAAATTGAAGAAGGGAAAAATGAATCTGTTCTGATAAAAGAAGGCTATAAATCTGAAATCGTTAAATTCAAAATTGAAGATCCTACAGGAATAGAACTTACGGACGAGATCATAAAAGCTCCGAAAGCTATTCTTGTTTTCTCCTATCATCCAAAAGAGGTTTCAGCTGATCTTCTTCAAAAAGTAGAAACTAAGGTAAATGCCCAGAAAGGAGTTCTTATCTATGGTGTTTCAACGGATCAGAATACTTTTAAAACCATCAAAAATGCCATGATGGACGGAACTGCCATTAAAACCATTGCAAGAAGCAATCCTTTTGTATTGATTCTTGAAAATGGAAAAATTGTAGACAAGCAACCTGCAAAGGACTATGTCAACTAG
- a CDS encoding DUF1599 domain-containing protein: MLQTSIQFEKIISQCRDLFGKKLQDYGAAWRVLRPSSITDQIYIKVNRIRTLQMTDKKMVDESEEDEFIAIVNYSIIGLIQLEKGLSNDFNENKEEILSLYDKYANEAKALMERKNHDYGEAWRDMRISSITDLIYQKVLRTKQIEDNQGQTIVSEGLDANYFDMLNYAVFCLIKFSEKENQFEPKNI, encoded by the coding sequence ATGTTACAAACATCAATACAATTCGAGAAAATTATCAGTCAGTGTCGTGATCTTTTCGGTAAAAAGCTACAGGATTATGGAGCAGCGTGGAGGGTTTTAAGGCCGAGTTCCATTACGGATCAGATTTATATCAAAGTCAATAGAATCCGTACTTTGCAGATGACTGATAAAAAAATGGTGGATGAAAGTGAGGAGGATGAATTTATCGCAATTGTCAACTACTCTATCATTGGACTTATCCAGCTTGAGAAAGGTCTATCCAATGATTTTAATGAAAATAAAGAAGAGATTTTAAGTCTGTATGACAAATATGCCAACGAAGCGAAAGCTTTAATGGAAAGAAAAAATCATGATTATGGCGAGGCATGGAGAGATATGAGAATTTCTTCTATTACAGATCTTATTTACCAGAAAGTATTGAGAACCAAACAAATTGAAGATAACCAGGGGCAAACTATTGTTTCGGAAGGCCTGGATGCCAATTATTTCGACATGCTGAATTATGCTGTCTTTTGTCTGATTAAGTTCTCTGAAAAAGAAAATCAATTCGAACCCAAAAATATTTAA